A stretch of the Cryptosporangium minutisporangium genome encodes the following:
- a CDS encoding citrate synthase, with protein MTDEVSLLSTAEAARRLGVKPATLYAYVSRGLLSRVRGADGRTSFFDPAELDSMAQQPRTPVAAAGNGVVVRTAVSEIRDQRLWYRGRDACEMARTESFEAVAGWLWSAGRPMPPFAGPAEFVEAGRAAADALPDGARLLDRIRAIVAAVGAVDPLRADLRPEAVMVTAATLIGALVDGLPRRRERDADAESVAQRLWGVLTSLPAEPTTVASLNTALGLLADHAVTASTLAARVAASARAHPYAAIGAALYSLDGPVESGTTALVHRTLVEAERDGSVAVVARLLDQANQLPGFGHPLYPDGDPRGRTLIDVLAAEPPHRGRWEAVEQFLATGQRGRPLAPTIDFGVAALTFTAGMPADAGLAILAVARCAGWVAHTLEEYAEEPDRFRPSAETQRRSRLRP; from the coding sequence ATGACCGACGAGGTCTCCTTGCTGTCCACCGCGGAAGCCGCCCGCCGGCTCGGCGTCAAACCGGCAACGCTCTACGCGTACGTGAGCCGCGGCCTGCTGTCCCGGGTTCGAGGCGCCGACGGCCGCACGAGCTTCTTCGATCCGGCCGAGCTCGACTCGATGGCGCAGCAGCCGAGGACCCCGGTTGCGGCCGCAGGCAACGGGGTCGTGGTCCGCACCGCGGTGAGCGAGATCCGTGACCAGCGGCTCTGGTATCGCGGACGGGACGCCTGCGAGATGGCGCGCACCGAGTCGTTCGAGGCCGTCGCCGGCTGGCTGTGGTCGGCCGGTCGGCCGATGCCGCCGTTCGCCGGGCCCGCTGAGTTCGTCGAGGCCGGCCGTGCGGCCGCCGATGCGCTTCCGGACGGCGCCCGGCTCCTGGACCGCATCCGGGCGATCGTCGCAGCGGTCGGCGCGGTCGACCCGTTGCGCGCCGACCTCCGGCCCGAGGCCGTGATGGTCACGGCCGCCACGCTGATCGGTGCGCTGGTGGACGGTCTACCGCGCAGGCGGGAGAGGGACGCGGACGCCGAATCCGTGGCGCAGCGGCTGTGGGGCGTCCTGACCTCGCTCCCCGCCGAGCCGACCACCGTGGCATCCCTGAACACCGCACTCGGTCTGCTCGCCGACCACGCGGTGACCGCGTCGACGCTCGCGGCTCGGGTCGCCGCGTCGGCCCGCGCGCACCCGTACGCGGCGATCGGAGCCGCGCTCTACAGCCTGGACGGCCCGGTGGAGAGCGGAACGACCGCGCTGGTGCACCGGACACTGGTCGAGGCCGAACGGGACGGCAGCGTCGCGGTGGTCGCGCGCCTGCTCGACCAGGCGAACCAGCTGCCGGGATTCGGCCACCCGCTCTACCCGGACGGCGACCCCCGCGGCCGGACGCTCATCGACGTGCTCGCCGCCGAACCGCCGCACCGCGGCCGGTGGGAAGCCGTGGAGCAGTTCCTCGCGACCGGTCAGCGCGGTCGGCCGCTGGCTCCGACGATCGACTTCGGAGTGGCGGCGCTGACGTTCACCGCCGGGATGCCCGCCGACGCCGGGCTGGCCATCCTCGCGGTCGCGCGGTGTGCGGGATGGGTCGCGCACACGCTCGAGGAGTACGCGGAGGAGCCGGACCGGTTCCGGCCGTCCGCCGAGACGCAGCGGCGGTCCCGTCTGCGGCCCTGA
- the recF gene encoding DNA replication/repair protein RecF (All proteins in this family for which functions are known are DNA-binding proteins that assist the filamentation of RecA onto DNA for the initiation of recombination or recombinational repair.), which produces MNTDRAGDPHRLGGTHVRHLSLVDYRSYPAVSVDLEPGPNVFVGPNGQGKTNLVEAIGYVSTLGSHRVATDAPLVRAGATRAVIRAAVVRDARELLVELEIVPGKANRARLNRSPVARPRDVLGALRTVLFAPEDLALVRGDPAERRRFIDELLVARSPRYAAVRADYDRVLRQRNALLRTAASARRAAKGAGDLRTLEVWDGHLAAHGAELLAGRLEVLSALEPYVAKAYDAVSAGKGRTRLAYRSSTHGDSATDLPEPVTDRPEFNVDVADLTHRILESLAASRSQEIERGITLVGPHRDDVVLWLGDLPAKGYASHGEGWSYALALQLGSYDLLSADGGEPVLILDDVFAELDTQRRDRLAGLVRDASQVLVTAAVAADVPSALQGVRFDVAAGEVTRV; this is translated from the coding sequence ATGAACACGGATCGGGCCGGGGACCCCCACCGGTTGGGCGGCACCCACGTCCGCCACCTGTCTCTGGTCGACTACCGCAGCTATCCCGCGGTGTCGGTCGATCTCGAGCCCGGCCCGAACGTGTTCGTCGGCCCGAACGGCCAAGGCAAGACCAACCTGGTCGAGGCGATCGGCTACGTCTCGACCCTGGGGAGTCACCGGGTGGCGACGGACGCACCGCTGGTGCGGGCGGGCGCCACCCGGGCGGTGATCCGCGCGGCCGTCGTCCGGGACGCCCGCGAGCTGCTCGTCGAGCTGGAGATCGTGCCGGGCAAGGCCAACCGCGCCCGTCTCAATCGATCGCCGGTCGCCCGGCCACGGGACGTTCTCGGGGCGCTGCGGACCGTGCTGTTCGCCCCCGAAGACCTCGCACTCGTGCGTGGCGACCCGGCCGAGCGTCGTCGGTTCATCGACGAACTGCTGGTCGCCCGTTCGCCCCGCTACGCCGCGGTCCGCGCCGACTACGACCGGGTTCTGAGACAACGCAACGCGCTGCTCCGCACGGCCGCGTCCGCGCGTCGCGCCGCCAAGGGAGCCGGCGACCTCCGGACCCTGGAGGTCTGGGACGGGCACCTGGCCGCGCACGGCGCCGAGCTGCTGGCCGGTCGGCTCGAGGTACTCAGCGCGCTGGAGCCGTACGTCGCGAAGGCCTACGACGCGGTCAGCGCGGGCAAGGGCCGCACCCGCCTCGCTTACCGGTCGTCCACGCACGGCGATTCAGCCACCGACCTGCCCGAGCCGGTCACCGACCGTCCGGAGTTCAACGTCGACGTCGCCGACCTGACCCACCGGATCCTGGAGTCGCTGGCCGCGTCGCGGAGCCAGGAGATCGAGCGGGGCATCACCCTGGTCGGCCCGCACCGCGACGACGTCGTGCTCTGGCTCGGTGACCTGCCGGCGAAGGGTTACGCCAGCCACGGCGAGGGCTGGTCCTACGCGCTCGCCCTCCAGCTGGGCAGCTACGACCTGCTCAGCGCGGACGGTGGTGAGCCGGTCCTCATCCTCGACGACGTCTTCGCCGAACTCGACACCCAACGCCGTGATCGCCTGGCGGGACTGGTCCGGGATGCGTCCCAGGTGCTGGTGACCGCGGCTGTCGCCGCGGACGTTCCGTCAGCGCTGCAGGGTGTACGGTTCGATGTCGCGGCGGGGGAGGTCACTCGTGTCTGA
- the gnd gene encoding phosphogluconate dehydrogenase (NAD(+)-dependent, decarboxylating), with protein MEIGLIGLGKMGGNMRERLRRAGHTVIGYDRNHEIADVGSLTELVDAFTSSPRVVWVMVPAGEPTRDTVKELGQLLSAGDVVVDGGNSRFTDDKINADLLAEKGIGYVDAGVSGGVWGLQNGYALMVGGSAEHVAVVQPFFDALKPEGESGFVHAGPIGAGHFSKMVHNGIEYGMMQAYAEGYELLAATDVVEDVPGVLKSWTQGTVVRSWLLDLLVNALEEDPDLDEIKGYVNDSGEGRWTVEEAINHSVPMPVITAALFARFSSRQDDSPAMKAVAALRNQFGGHAVTKAAKVAAEAGAGGPGGTVDS; from the coding sequence ATGGAGATCGGCCTCATCGGGCTCGGCAAAATGGGCGGCAACATGCGCGAGCGCCTGCGCCGCGCTGGTCACACCGTCATCGGTTACGACCGCAACCACGAGATCGCCGACGTCGGCAGCCTGACCGAGCTCGTGGACGCGTTCACGAGCTCGCCGCGGGTCGTCTGGGTCATGGTGCCCGCGGGCGAGCCCACCCGGGACACCGTCAAGGAGCTGGGCCAGCTGCTTTCGGCCGGTGACGTGGTCGTCGACGGTGGTAACTCCCGCTTCACCGACGACAAGATCAATGCCGACCTGCTCGCCGAGAAGGGCATCGGCTACGTCGACGCCGGCGTCTCCGGCGGTGTCTGGGGCCTGCAGAACGGCTACGCACTGATGGTCGGCGGCTCCGCCGAGCACGTCGCGGTCGTCCAGCCGTTCTTCGATGCGCTCAAGCCGGAGGGCGAATCGGGGTTCGTGCACGCCGGCCCGATCGGTGCAGGCCACTTCTCGAAGATGGTTCACAACGGCATCGAGTACGGCATGATGCAGGCCTACGCGGAGGGCTACGAGCTGCTGGCCGCCACCGACGTCGTCGAGGACGTGCCGGGCGTGCTGAAGAGCTGGACGCAGGGCACCGTGGTCCGCTCCTGGCTGCTCGACCTGCTGGTCAACGCGCTGGAGGAAGACCCCGACCTCGACGAGATCAAGGGCTACGTCAACGACTCCGGCGAGGGACGGTGGACCGTCGAAGAGGCGATCAACCACTCGGTGCCGATGCCCGTGATCACCGCCGCGCTGTTCGCTCGGTTCAGCTCCCGGCAGGACGACTCGCCGGCGATGAAGGCCGTCGCGGCGCTGCGGAACCAGTTCGGTGGCCACGCGGTCACCAAGGCGGCCAAGGTGGCGGCCGAGGCCGGCGCCGGTGGCCCTGGCGGAACCGTCGACTCCTGA
- a CDS encoding DUF721 domain-containing protein, translating to MSRRGRSLVSDEAADATPAAPGGGTKPLAGAQLARAALDAARAAGRTYTTRPGAPARQPGDGQSPKRRRWSGAGPDPRDPQPLGRLVRRMVAERGWDRATAEARVLGDWPTLVGPEIAAKSRPVGLRDGELTLQAESTAWATQLRLLSGKLLGLLSAEVGPDIVRKIRVHGPSSPSWKRGPLSVRGRGPRDTYG from the coding sequence ATGTCGCGGCGGGGGAGGTCACTCGTGTCTGACGAAGCAGCGGACGCTACGCCGGCAGCGCCCGGCGGCGGAACGAAGCCGCTCGCCGGTGCACAGCTGGCACGGGCCGCTCTGGACGCTGCCCGTGCGGCGGGCCGCACGTACACCACCCGTCCCGGGGCACCGGCGCGCCAGCCCGGCGACGGTCAGAGCCCCAAGCGACGTCGCTGGAGCGGCGCCGGCCCGGACCCGCGCGATCCCCAGCCGCTGGGCCGCCTGGTGCGTCGGATGGTGGCCGAGCGCGGTTGGGACCGCGCTACGGCCGAAGCGCGGGTGCTGGGGGACTGGCCCACCCTCGTCGGCCCGGAGATCGCGGCGAAATCCCGCCCGGTCGGACTGCGTGACGGGGAGCTGACCCTCCAGGCGGAGTCCACAGCCTGGGCGACCCAGCTGCGCCTGCTCTCCGGCAAACTGCTCGGGCTGCTCTCCGCCGAGGTGGGGCCCGACATCGTCCGGAAGATCCGGGTGCACGGGCCGTCCTCGCCGAGCTGGAAGCGGGGACCGCTCTCCGTCCGCGGCCGTGGGCCGCGCGACACCTACGGCTGA
- the dnaN gene encoding DNA polymerase III subunit beta, whose translation MKFRVERESLADAVAWTAKSLPARPPVPVLAGVLLETDNDRLTVSGFDYEVSSQMGVDVQTDTPGRVLVSGRLLAEITRALPNHPVELDADEARAEIVCGTARFTLPTMPVEDYPTLPEMPTVAGAVDADEFASAVSQVVVAAGKDDTLPVLTGVRLEFEGDRLTMLATDRYRLAVRELTWRPGAPDVSQHALVPARTLSDTARAMSSGTEVTLALSQGTTGEGLIGFSGAGRRTTTRLLDGQFPPVRSLFPDTHAIQAKVPTATMIEVVKRVSLVAERNTPVRLAFTTGTLTVEAGGTEDARASESTDAVFDGEDIEIAFNPQFLLDGLNALGTEVAVLSCTTPLKPAVLTGEEADAESKPVNESAYRYLLMPVRVSQ comes from the coding sequence ATGAAGTTCCGGGTCGAGCGCGAGTCGCTTGCCGACGCCGTCGCGTGGACGGCGAAAAGCCTGCCGGCGCGGCCGCCGGTGCCGGTGCTGGCCGGCGTTCTGCTGGAGACTGACAACGACCGGTTGACCGTCTCGGGCTTCGACTACGAGGTCTCCAGCCAGATGGGCGTGGACGTCCAGACCGACACGCCCGGCCGCGTCCTGGTCTCCGGCCGTCTACTCGCCGAGATCACCCGGGCGCTCCCGAACCACCCGGTCGAGCTCGACGCCGACGAGGCGCGCGCTGAGATCGTCTGCGGCACCGCCCGGTTCACGCTGCCGACCATGCCGGTGGAGGACTACCCGACGCTGCCGGAGATGCCCACGGTCGCCGGTGCCGTCGATGCCGACGAGTTCGCCAGCGCGGTCTCCCAGGTCGTCGTCGCGGCAGGCAAGGACGACACCCTCCCGGTCCTCACCGGCGTCCGGCTGGAGTTCGAAGGCGACCGGCTGACGATGCTCGCCACCGACCGGTATCGATTGGCGGTGCGCGAACTCACCTGGCGTCCCGGCGCTCCGGACGTCAGCCAGCACGCGCTGGTGCCGGCCCGCACGCTCTCCGACACCGCACGCGCGATGTCGTCGGGCACCGAAGTCACGCTCGCGCTGAGCCAGGGCACCACCGGCGAGGGTCTGATCGGGTTCTCCGGCGCTGGGCGGCGAACCACCACCCGCCTGCTCGACGGTCAGTTCCCGCCGGTCCGGTCGCTCTTCCCCGACACCCACGCGATCCAGGCCAAGGTCCCGACCGCCACGATGATCGAGGTCGTCAAGCGGGTGTCGCTGGTCGCCGAGCGGAACACCCCGGTGCGGCTCGCGTTCACCACGGGGACGCTCACCGTCGAGGCGGGCGGCACCGAGGACGCGCGGGCGTCCGAGTCCACCGATGCGGTGTTCGACGGCGAGGACATCGAGATCGCGTTCAACCCGCAGTTCCTGCTCGACGGCTTGAACGCGCTCGGCACCGAGGTCGCCGTGCTCTCCTGCACCACCCCGCTCAAGCCGGCCGTGCTGACCGGCGAAGAGGCCGACGCCGAGTCCAAGCCGGTCAACGAGAGCGCCTACCGGTACTTGCTGATGCCTGTCCGGGTCTCCCAGTAA
- the dnaA gene encoding chromosomal replication initiator protein DnaA gives METGVDSASGARERRYLPGGTVTDESVNLEGIWSAATESLADQDLSPQQRAWLRLTRPLALVEDTALLAAPNQFAKDAFESRLRGVITDAISRQLGRTVNVAVTVRVPVEQQTMELRVVELPSVDNWRPENYPPGRFEGDRGGIRPHSGQDQLPFDRGTDGDYRTGVRGGDYPAAPGHPEYPAQPAAGYRPEAFRPYGESAPPAPISPAQPTTYGVGPDRYRPDDEPEPADAPAAGTADPGDPLAAGERGRGRHAATDPNAGADVPDAAAPPTLGTGAPPASGAASVVGTAGVPAYPPPAYRAPGPYGAARPGGYEPYDGTAYSSGFDNRGRHHPESPLHGEPANRGIRRSEPPRPTEPARLNPKYTFETFVIGSSNRFAHAAAVAVAEAPAKAYNPLFVYGGSGLGKTHLLHAIGHYAQSLGNARAVRYVSTEEFTNDFINSLRDDKTQAFQRRYRDVDILLVDDIQFLESRERTQEEFFHTFNTLHNANKQIVISSDRSPKQLSTLEERLRTRFEWGLLTDIQPPDLETRIAILRKKAAQERLAAPPEVLEFIASKIQSNIRELEGALIRVTAFASLNRQPVDLGLAEVVLKDLIPEGGGPEITAATIMAATAEYFSVSMDDLCGSSRSRVLVNARQVAMYLCRELTDLSLPRIGQAFGGRDHTTVMHADRKIRQMMAERRSLYNQIAELTNRIKQRAQQ, from the coding sequence GTGGAAACCGGTGTGGACAGTGCATCGGGTGCCCGAGAGCGACGCTATCTACCAGGGGGAACGGTGACCGACGAGAGCGTCAATCTCGAAGGCATCTGGTCTGCGGCCACGGAGAGCCTGGCCGACCAGGACCTCAGTCCCCAACAGCGCGCCTGGCTGAGACTGACCCGGCCGCTCGCGCTGGTGGAAGACACCGCGTTGTTGGCGGCGCCCAACCAGTTCGCGAAGGACGCCTTCGAGAGTCGGCTACGCGGTGTCATCACCGATGCGATCTCGCGCCAGCTCGGCCGAACGGTCAACGTGGCGGTCACGGTTCGCGTCCCGGTCGAGCAGCAGACCATGGAGCTCCGAGTCGTGGAACTGCCGTCGGTCGACAACTGGCGGCCGGAGAACTATCCACCTGGTCGCTTCGAGGGCGACCGCGGAGGCATCCGTCCGCACTCCGGCCAGGATCAGTTGCCGTTCGACCGCGGCACCGACGGCGACTACCGGACAGGTGTCCGGGGTGGCGACTATCCCGCGGCACCGGGACACCCCGAGTACCCCGCGCAGCCGGCCGCCGGCTACCGGCCGGAGGCGTTCCGCCCGTACGGCGAGAGCGCACCGCCGGCTCCGATCTCGCCCGCCCAACCGACCACCTACGGCGTCGGCCCCGACCGGTACCGCCCGGACGACGAGCCGGAGCCGGCCGACGCTCCAGCGGCCGGGACGGCGGATCCGGGCGACCCGCTGGCGGCGGGTGAGCGCGGACGCGGTCGGCACGCCGCCACCGACCCGAACGCCGGAGCGGACGTACCCGACGCGGCCGCTCCGCCGACGCTGGGCACCGGAGCGCCACCCGCGAGCGGGGCCGCGAGCGTCGTCGGTACGGCCGGCGTGCCCGCTTACCCGCCGCCCGCCTACCGCGCCCCGGGCCCGTACGGCGCCGCACGGCCCGGCGGCTACGAGCCGTACGACGGAACCGCCTACTCGTCCGGTTTCGACAACCGCGGGCGGCACCATCCGGAGTCGCCGCTTCACGGCGAGCCGGCCAACCGCGGCATCCGACGGAGCGAGCCACCCCGGCCGACCGAACCGGCCCGGCTGAACCCGAAGTACACCTTCGAGACGTTCGTCATCGGCTCGTCGAACCGGTTCGCCCACGCGGCCGCGGTCGCGGTGGCCGAAGCGCCGGCGAAGGCGTACAACCCGCTGTTCGTCTACGGCGGATCCGGGCTGGGCAAGACCCACCTGCTGCACGCGATCGGCCACTACGCCCAGTCGCTCGGCAACGCCCGCGCGGTGCGGTACGTGTCGACCGAAGAGTTCACCAACGACTTCATCAACTCGCTGAGGGACGACAAGACGCAGGCGTTCCAGCGCCGCTACCGCGACGTCGACATCCTGCTCGTCGACGACATCCAGTTCTTGGAGAGCCGGGAGCGGACGCAGGAGGAGTTCTTCCACACCTTCAACACGCTCCACAACGCGAACAAGCAGATCGTGATCAGCTCCGACCGCTCGCCCAAGCAGCTGTCGACGCTGGAGGAGCGGCTGCGTACGCGCTTCGAGTGGGGGTTGCTCACTGACATCCAGCCGCCGGACCTGGAGACGCGGATCGCGATCCTCCGGAAGAAGGCGGCCCAGGAGCGGTTGGCGGCGCCGCCGGAGGTGCTGGAGTTCATCGCCAGCAAGATCCAGTCCAACATCCGCGAGCTCGAGGGTGCGCTGATCCGGGTCACCGCGTTCGCCAGCCTGAACCGACAGCCGGTCGACTTGGGCCTCGCCGAGGTGGTGCTGAAGGACCTGATCCCCGAGGGCGGCGGTCCCGAGATCACCGCGGCGACGATCATGGCCGCGACGGCCGAGTACTTCAGCGTCTCGATGGACGACCTCTGCGGCTCCTCGCGCTCCCGGGTACTGGTGAACGCTCGCCAGGTGGCCATGTACCTGTGCCGCGAGCTGACTGACCTGTCGTTGCCCCGGATCGGCCAGGCATTCGGCGGCCGCGATCACACGACGGTCATGCACGCCGACCGCAAGATCCGCCAGATGATGGCCGAGCGGAGATCCCTCTACAACCAGATCGCCGAGCTGACCAACCGAATCAAGCAGCGCGCACAGCAGTAA